In the Bacillus sp. FJAT-42376 genome, ATCACGCTGTTCATCACAATCGGATGGCAGAAACAGTCTCAAAAGAAAACCGCACCAGCTAAATCCTAAGCGAATAAGGCGCTACCGTTTACTGCGGTGGCGCCTTTTTTATTGGCAAGAATAAGGATGGGATACTTTAAAAGGGCAAAAGAGGTTTGGTAAAATGACCTTACTTACATCATTTATAAAGGAGAGCAAAATGAACATTAGAAAACTTAAGATCGATGAAAAGCCGCCGATGGACTTGCTTTTGCTGGCTGACCCTTCTCCCTCTGCTGTTGAGGACTATAGGAAAAGGGGAGAATGCTTTATTGCGGAACGTGATGAAAAAATAATGGGGGTTTATATCCTCCTTGCCAGCAGGCCTGAAACAGCTGAACTGGTGAATGTTGCGGTTGCAGAAGACGAGCAGGGGAAAGGCATTGGAAAACGGCTGGTCATGGATGCGGATCATACAGCCAAACGGAAAGGATTCAAAACCATTGAAGTGGGTACAGGGAATTCAGGGATCGGACAGATAACTTTGTATCAAAAATGCGGATTTCGAATAGTGGGGGTTGACCTGGATTTTTTTATTCGCAGGTATCCGGAGGAAATTTTTGAAAACGGCATACCGTGCAGAGATATGATTCGGCTGTCGCAAGATTTATGATGGGCTAAACGCGATTGAGTTTGAAAAGACGTTTCCAAACTCAATCTTAGTGTTTTTGCCATGTTTCATTGGCTCCTCACAGGAATGCTACTCCGCTCGTTTCTTAACCCATTCCGCCAATCCGCTGACGATAAGCACCGCCCCAAAAAGGATTAGGAAAAAAGCGGGTGAAAAGACTTTCACAAATGAAATTCCAAACATAATGATTCCGACGGCCATATAATGATTCACCGCATGAATGCGATAGGACGGCTCTTCTATGTGCCATGCCCGGAAATAGCCCTGCATAAAACCAAGGCCGATCTGCAGCACAAGGGCTGCATAGGGAAGCAGCCAGATGGGGAAGGGCATCAAGCCGGCGGTTAAATAGACCGATCCCATCCCGAGGTATAGGAAAGAAAGATTTGAATTCCGCTTCTTTTTTTTGTTTGAAAACGTACTGTATCCCCATGCTGCTGAAAAGGAGAAAGCGGCGAAGAGCCAGGCAAATAGCGAGTAGCCAGCTGAAACCTCTTTAAGCCAAACAATATAATAAGGGAAAATGACCACTTGTCCGGCAGTAACCGTTAAGGGAATGAAACGGAGGGCATTCTGCATCGAATTCAGCCTCCTTCATTCTGCAAGTAATGATCATAGAAAAGATTGACAAAAATCTCTTTTGGATCCTGCAGCGATTTTTGATTTTTAAACATTTCCCATTCGGGATACGCCCTTTTAAACTGATTCTTCGTTTGATAAGGATAATAGGGAAGATAATACGTTCCCCCAAAATCCATGGTCAAATCGGTCCATTTCTGGATCATTTCCTGTGCGTGGGCCATTTTCTGTTCGGTTAATCCGTGCTGGATTAAAACGACAAGCCCGAGCATATTTTCTTTCGCGTAGTTCAGGCTTGTGCCGGAATCCT is a window encoding:
- a CDS encoding GNAT family N-acetyltransferase, producing the protein MNIRKLKIDEKPPMDLLLLADPSPSAVEDYRKRGECFIAERDEKIMGVYILLASRPETAELVNVAVAEDEQGKGIGKRLVMDADHTAKRKGFKTIEVGTGNSGIGQITLYQKCGFRIVGVDLDFFIRRYPEEIFENGIPCRDMIRLSQDL